A single genomic interval of Acipenser ruthenus chromosome 28, fAciRut3.2 maternal haplotype, whole genome shotgun sequence harbors:
- the LOC117434866 gene encoding transmembrane gamma-carboxyglutamic acid protein 4-like — MALRLLVMCQLIACGFSRCTGKLLKLESNKHISDNVFMNEDEASKFLGRHLLLNHFDLELITPGDLERECYEEVCNYEEAREVFENVDKTSAFWLQYTADGFAKPDDQQPRRIDVTALLTGLVAAGVCLVFIGILSWYCCQKVCKGHRQSGSSVGRMRRSNACLIVRRLEEVSLTPVHPATDGPGLPSYAQAIAKSGQYDAPPPPYPGSPTGTMQR, encoded by the exons ATGGCTCTGCGTTTACTTGTAATGTGCCAGCTAATTGCATGTGGATTTTCTAGATGTACAGGAAAATTATTGAAGTTGGAAAgtaataaacacatttcagatAATG TTTTCATGAATGAAGATGAAGCAAGCAAATTCTTAGGACGCCATCTGTTACTCAACCATTTTGACTTGGAGTTAATTACTCCTGGGGATTTGGAAAGGGAGTGTTATGAAGAGGTGTGCAACTACGAGGAGGCAAGAGAAGTGTTTGAAAATGTTGATAAAACA AGCGCTTTTTGGCTGCAGTACACCGCAGACGGATTTGCCAAACCAG ATGATCAGCAGCCTCGCAGGATAGATGTGACGGCTCTCCTCACTGGCCTCGTTGCTGCTGGAGTGTGCTTAGTTTTCATTGGGATACTAAGCTGGTATTGTTGTCAAAAAGTATGCAAAGGTCACAGACAATCAGG TTCTTCAGTAGGTCGTATGAGGCGAAGCAATGCATGCCTTATTGTCAGAAGATTGGAAGAAGTGTCTCTCACCCCTGTACACCCAGCAACAGATGGACCAGGACTTCCTTCATATGCGCAGGCAATTGCAAAATCTGGACAATATGATGCACCCCCACCACCTTATCCAGG ATCTCCAACAGGAACAATGCAAAGATAG